In the Streptomyces sp. cg36 genome, one interval contains:
- a CDS encoding NAD(P)-dependent oxidoreductase, whose amino-acid sequence MTVLGLGNMGRALAGAFLAAGHPATVWNRSAGRADELVARGAALAASAEEAVRASDLTVVSLVDYDAAEAVLGPLAEAGAFDGGRVLVNLTSDTPERSRTAAAWAAGHGISYLDGSVLVPTTVVGTPEALVLYSGDRAVFSAHEGVLGALGGRAVFLGEDPGTAAVYDLAMLDFFFTAMSGLIHAFALAGAEGVKAAELAPHLDTISSILPPLAGAMAGHVDAGEHPGVLGNLTMETANLDHILHLARARGLDVSVLEAVRAIAGRSLAKGHGGDDWSRTVDEVRAG is encoded by the coding sequence GTGACGGTTCTCGGGCTCGGCAACATGGGGCGCGCGCTGGCCGGCGCGTTCCTGGCGGCCGGGCATCCGGCCACCGTCTGGAACCGCAGCGCCGGGCGCGCGGACGAGCTCGTGGCGCGGGGCGCGGCCCTCGCCGCGAGCGCCGAGGAGGCGGTCCGCGCGAGCGACCTGACGGTGGTCTCGCTGGTGGACTACGACGCGGCCGAGGCGGTCCTCGGGCCGCTCGCGGAGGCCGGGGCCTTCGACGGCGGCCGGGTCCTGGTGAACCTCACCTCGGACACCCCCGAGCGCTCGCGGACGGCCGCCGCGTGGGCTGCCGGGCACGGCATCTCCTACCTGGACGGTTCGGTGCTGGTCCCGACCACCGTGGTCGGGACGCCCGAGGCGCTGGTGCTCTACAGCGGTGACCGGGCGGTGTTCTCGGCGCACGAGGGCGTGCTCGGGGCGCTCGGCGGCCGGGCGGTGTTCCTGGGCGAGGACCCGGGGACCGCGGCGGTGTACGACCTGGCGATGCTGGACTTCTTCTTCACCGCGATGTCGGGGCTGATCCACGCGTTCGCGCTGGCGGGCGCGGAAGGGGTGAAGGCGGCCGAGCTCGCACCCCATCTGGACACGATCTCCTCGATCCTGCCGCCGCTGGCGGGGGCGATGGCCGGGCACGTGGACGCGGGGGAGCACCCCGGGGTGCTGGGCAATCTGACGATGGAGACGGCGAACCTGGACCACATCCTGCACCTGGCGCGGGCGCGCGGCCTCGACGTCTCGGTACTGGAGGCGGTACGGGCGATCGCCGGCCGCTCCCTGGCGAAGGGCCACGGGGGCGACGACTGGTCGCGGACGGTGGACGAGGTCCGGGCGGGGTGA
- a CDS encoding Lrp/AsnC family transcriptional regulator, with protein MGELAAVPKEPRSSRASAHDSSAAFDQVDRQLLALVQAEGRIKLSELGRRVRLSPAAVTERLRRLEAGGVVTGYGARVDAARLGYGIQAFIRVNPHGGYTLKHPRTLELMEREEVREVHHVVGEDCWIIKVAVTDTVHLEEVLSQVSVLGRTTTSIVLSSPVSGKPLLPPE; from the coding sequence ATGGGAGAACTGGCGGCCGTACCGAAGGAACCACGGAGTTCACGGGCTTCGGCCCACGATTCCTCAGCGGCCTTCGACCAGGTGGACCGGCAGCTCCTCGCACTGGTCCAGGCGGAGGGCCGGATCAAGCTGAGCGAGCTGGGCCGGCGGGTACGGCTGAGCCCGGCGGCGGTCACCGAACGGCTGCGGCGCCTGGAGGCGGGCGGGGTGGTCACGGGGTACGGGGCACGGGTCGACGCGGCCCGACTGGGCTACGGCATCCAGGCGTTCATCCGGGTCAACCCGCACGGCGGCTACACCCTCAAGCATCCGAGGACCCTGGAGCTGATGGAGCGCGAGGAGGTCCGGGAGGTGCACCACGTGGTGGGGGAGGACTGCTGGATCATCAAGGTGGCGGTGACGGACACGGTCCATCTGGAGGAGGTCCTGTCGCAGGTCTCGGTGCTGGGGCGCACGACGACGTCGATCGTGCTGTCCTCGCCGGTGAGCGGAAAGCCGCTGCTGCCGCCGGAGTGA
- a CDS encoding NAD-dependent epimerase/dehydratase family protein, which yields MTFTPSPTPRNVLVIGGNRYFGKRLITRLVTAGDRVTVLNRGSAPPPPGVEHLVADRDDGAALEAALGERTFDVVFDQVCYTPRQAATARRVFARRTRRYVMTSTVEVYEYEDAAEPVAESAVDPLTVAVDLELPWQDGEFAARHYGEGKRQAEAVFAAGGDFPYVGVRVAHVLGGADDFTGRLAHYADRLRAGEPIAVPAPNRPATYIGVDEIADFLFWTGGQDFTGPVNAAAHGPLTTEDIVAAIGAGPARYRTVEVGEVSPFSFRRSYGMDSTRAERLGFAFSHTRDWLDDAVAQTLPATEGDN from the coding sequence ATGACATTCACCCCGTCCCCCACCCCCCGGAACGTGCTGGTCATCGGCGGCAACCGCTACTTCGGCAAGCGGCTGATCACCCGTCTCGTCACCGCCGGTGACCGCGTCACCGTGCTGAACCGGGGGTCCGCGCCACCACCGCCCGGCGTCGAGCACCTCGTCGCCGACCGCGACGACGGGGCGGCCCTCGAAGCCGCCCTCGGGGAGCGGACGTTCGACGTCGTCTTCGACCAGGTCTGCTACACCCCGCGCCAGGCCGCCACCGCCCGCCGCGTCTTCGCCCGCCGCACCCGCCGCTATGTGATGACGTCGACGGTCGAGGTGTACGAGTACGAGGACGCGGCCGAGCCGGTCGCCGAGTCCGCCGTCGACCCGCTCACGGTCGCCGTCGACCTCGAACTCCCCTGGCAGGACGGCGAGTTCGCGGCACGGCACTACGGCGAGGGCAAGCGGCAGGCCGAGGCGGTGTTCGCGGCCGGGGGCGACTTCCCGTACGTCGGGGTGCGCGTCGCCCATGTCCTCGGCGGCGCCGACGACTTCACCGGACGCCTCGCCCACTACGCGGACCGGCTGCGCGCCGGTGAGCCGATCGCGGTGCCCGCCCCCAACCGCCCCGCCACCTACATCGGCGTCGACGAGATCGCCGACTTCCTCTTCTGGACCGGCGGGCAGGACTTCACCGGGCCGGTGAACGCCGCCGCGCACGGCCCGCTCACCACCGAGGACATCGTGGCCGCGATCGGCGCCGGGCCCGCCCGCTACCGGACCGTGGAGGTCGGGGAGGTCTCCCCGTTCTCCTTCCGCCGCTCCTACGGCATGGACAGCACCCGCGCCGAACGGCTCGGGTTCGCCTTCTCGCACACCCGCGACTGGCTCGACGACGCCGTGGCGCAGACGCTCCCGGCCACCGAGGGGGACAACTGA
- a CDS encoding aldo/keto reductase, giving the protein MRYRALGDVRVGAIGYGAMPLSIEGRPDGPRALATVHAALDAGVTLLDTADSYYAPGGEPGHNELLLARALARYGGPTDHVLVATKGGRGRTQDGDWSVDGRPEHLKRAAKESLRRLGTEAIGLYQLHKPDPAVPYAESLGALRELLDDGTVRLAGISNAGAGQIRQAREVLGDRLVSVQNRYSPAVRDAEAEAALRLTGELGLAFLPWSPLGGISRSSLDGASAVAADPAYAAFHQVARARGVSPQRIALAWLLALGPHVVPIPGGSRPESVRDSAAAADLVLTEQERALLP; this is encoded by the coding sequence ATGCGGTACCGCGCACTTGGCGACGTCCGGGTCGGCGCCATCGGATACGGCGCCATGCCGCTGTCCATCGAGGGGCGGCCCGACGGGCCCCGCGCCCTCGCCACCGTCCACGCCGCCCTCGACGCGGGGGTGACACTGCTCGACACGGCCGACTCGTACTACGCCCCCGGCGGCGAGCCCGGCCACAACGAACTCCTGCTCGCCCGCGCGCTCGCCCGCTACGGCGGCCCCACCGACCACGTCCTGGTCGCCACCAAGGGCGGGCGCGGGCGCACCCAGGACGGCGACTGGAGCGTCGACGGGCGGCCGGAGCACCTCAAGCGCGCCGCGAAGGAGTCGCTGCGAAGGCTCGGCACCGAGGCGATCGGCCTCTACCAGCTGCACAAGCCGGACCCGGCCGTGCCGTACGCGGAGTCGCTGGGCGCGCTGCGCGAGCTGCTCGACGACGGCACCGTCCGCCTCGCCGGGATCTCCAACGCCGGTGCCGGGCAGATCCGGCAGGCCCGGGAGGTCCTGGGCGACCGGCTCGTCTCGGTGCAGAACCGCTACTCGCCCGCCGTGCGGGACGCGGAGGCCGAAGCCGCGCTGCGGCTGACCGGGGAGCTGGGGCTGGCGTTCCTGCCGTGGAGTCCGCTCGGCGGCATCTCCCGCAGCTCGCTCGACGGCGCCTCGGCCGTGGCCGCCGATCCCGCGTACGCGGCCTTCCACCAGGTGGCGCGGGCGCGCGGGGTCAGTCCGCAGCGGATCGCGCTGGCCTGGCTGCTGGCGCTCGGGCCGCACGTCGTGCCCATACCGGGCGGCAGCCGCCCCGAGTCCGTACGGGACTCGGCGGCGGCGGCCGATCTGGTCCTCACCGAGCAGGAGCGGGCGCTGCTGCCGTGA
- a CDS encoding DUF2127 domain-containing protein codes for MKIDWDRRTCARRGHVTYEPSETVFRERLRADTGLGEAWRCLRCGDFALGAPHGAGPADDAPLVPRGKVLRDLFILRFLAVERLVRGVFIVLVAAAVWKFSNSQDSVRRLFDENLDVFRPVFQHFHYDLDHSPVVDTIQKSFGYKHSTLVAVAVALLVYALIEIVEAVGLWRAERWAEYLTVVATAAFLPLEIYELTEKISYFKIATLGLNVLAVLYILLSKRLFGLRGGRAAFEAERHSASLMEVEASAGLAVGTT; via the coding sequence ATGAAGATCGACTGGGACCGGCGCACCTGCGCCCGGCGCGGTCATGTGACGTACGAGCCGAGCGAGACGGTGTTCCGGGAGCGGCTGCGCGCCGACACCGGGCTGGGCGAGGCGTGGCGCTGTCTGCGCTGCGGCGACTTCGCCCTGGGCGCCCCGCACGGCGCGGGCCCCGCCGACGACGCCCCGCTGGTGCCGCGCGGCAAGGTGCTGCGGGACCTGTTCATCCTGCGCTTCCTCGCCGTGGAGCGGCTGGTGCGCGGGGTGTTCATCGTCCTGGTGGCCGCCGCCGTGTGGAAGTTCAGCAACAGCCAGGACTCGGTGCGCCGCCTCTTCGACGAGAACCTGGACGTCTTCCGCCCGGTCTTCCAGCACTTCCACTACGACCTGGACCACTCGCCGGTCGTGGACACCATCCAGAAGTCGTTCGGCTACAAGCACTCCACCCTGGTGGCCGTGGCGGTGGCGCTGCTGGTGTACGCGCTGATCGAGATCGTCGAGGCCGTCGGGCTGTGGCGGGCCGAGCGCTGGGCGGAGTACCTGACCGTGGTGGCCACGGCGGCGTTCCTGCCGCTGGAGATCTACGAGCTGACCGAGAAGATCAGCTACTTCAAGATCGCCACGCTGGGGCTCAATGTGCTGGCCGTGCTCTACATCCTGCTCTCCAAGCGCCTGTTCGGCCTGCGCGGCGGGCGGGCAGCCTTTGAGGCGGAGCGGCACAGCGCCTCGCTGATGGAAGTCGAGGCGAGCGCCGGTCTCGCGGTGGGGACGACGTGA
- a CDS encoding cation:dicarboxylase symporter family transporter has protein sequence MTAAAARRDPANHLYLAVIAAVLIGITVGFAAPGVAVELKPIGTGFVNLIKMLISPIIFCTIVLGIGSVRKAAKVGVVGGLALGYFLVMSTVALAIGLVVGNILEPGSGLHLTDATRHAGAKQAAGASESTADFLLGIIPKTMVSAFTEGQVLQTLLIALLVGFALQAMGSAGEPVLRGVGHIQKLVFRILSMVMWAAPVGAFGAIAAVVGETGTDALKSLAVIMVGFYLTCALFVLLVLGTLLRLLAGVNIFRLLKYLGREFLLILSTSSSETALPRLIAKMEHLGVSRAVAGITVPTGYSFNLDGTAIYLTMSSLFIANAMGDPLSAGQQISLLLFMIVASKGAAGVTGAGLATLAGGLQSHRPELVDGVGLIVGIDRFMSEARALTNFAGNAVATVLVGTWTKEIDKARVEEVLAGRVPFDEAGFAASDPHGPVEKAPENAPEAAGRAPGHGDVPEAREPATP, from the coding sequence GTGACCGCAGCAGCCGCCAGGCGCGACCCCGCGAACCATCTCTATCTCGCGGTGATCGCCGCCGTGCTGATCGGCATCACCGTCGGTTTCGCCGCCCCCGGGGTGGCCGTCGAGCTGAAGCCCATCGGCACCGGCTTCGTGAACCTGATCAAGATGCTGATCTCGCCGATCATCTTCTGCACGATCGTGCTCGGCATCGGATCGGTGCGCAAGGCCGCCAAGGTCGGCGTCGTCGGCGGTCTGGCGCTGGGCTACTTCCTGGTGATGTCGACGGTGGCGCTCGCCATCGGCCTCGTCGTCGGCAACATCCTGGAGCCCGGCTCCGGCCTCCACCTCACCGACGCGACCCGGCACGCGGGCGCCAAGCAGGCGGCCGGTGCCAGCGAGTCCACCGCCGACTTCCTGCTCGGGATCATCCCCAAGACGATGGTCTCCGCCTTCACCGAGGGCCAGGTGCTCCAGACCCTGCTGATCGCCCTGCTCGTCGGCTTCGCGCTGCAGGCCATGGGCTCCGCCGGGGAGCCGGTGCTGCGCGGTGTCGGACACATCCAGAAGCTGGTCTTCCGGATCCTGTCGATGGTGATGTGGGCGGCGCCGGTCGGCGCGTTCGGCGCCATCGCGGCGGTGGTCGGCGAGACCGGCACGGACGCGCTGAAGTCGCTGGCCGTGATCATGGTCGGCTTCTACCTCACCTGCGCGCTCTTCGTCCTCCTGGTCCTCGGCACCCTGCTGCGGCTGCTGGCCGGGGTGAACATCTTCCGGCTGCTGAAGTACCTGGGCCGCGAGTTCCTGCTGATCCTCTCCACCTCCTCCTCCGAGACCGCGCTGCCCCGGCTGATCGCCAAGATGGAGCACCTGGGCGTCAGCCGGGCCGTGGCGGGCATCACCGTGCCCACCGGCTACTCCTTCAACCTGGACGGCACCGCGATCTACCTCACGATGTCCTCGCTCTTCATCGCCAACGCCATGGGCGACCCGCTGAGCGCCGGACAGCAGATCTCGCTGCTGCTGTTCATGATCGTGGCCTCCAAGGGCGCGGCCGGGGTCACCGGCGCGGGCCTGGCCACCCTGGCCGGCGGCCTCCAGTCGCACCGCCCCGAACTGGTCGACGGCGTCGGCCTGATCGTCGGCATCGACCGGTTCATGAGCGAGGCGCGGGCGCTGACCAACTTCGCGGGCAACGCGGTGGCCACCGTCCTGGTGGGCACCTGGACCAAGGAGATCGACAAGGCGCGGGTCGAGGAGGTCCTCGCGGGCCGGGTCCCGTTCGACGAGGCCGGATTCGCCGCGAGCGACCCGCACGGGCCGGTGGAGAAGGCGCCGGAGAACGCGCCGGAAGCCGCCGGTCGCGCCCCCGGCCACGGTGACGTTCCCGAGGCCAGGGAACCCGCGACCCCCTGA
- a CDS encoding ATP-binding protein yields MRIPRPRSLAGQLFAMQVVLVAAIVAGCALYSYVQDRAQAEETARRQTTAIATAVATSPAVVDAVRSPDPTAVLQPYAESLRHTSGVDFVVVLAPDGTRWTHPVPGEIGRPYLGDIAPALRGETFSETHMGVLGPSVRVVSPVRDHGRITALVSAGITIDRISEQVRRQVAALLLVASGVLAFGGLGTYVINARLRRHTHGMNAAELSRMHDYHQAALHAVREGLLMLDGRRRIALINDGGRELLGLGEDAVGRSVAELGLPAPLAGALLASEPRADELHMTADRIVVVNTRPVSSGGRRGTVVTLRDHTELQALSGELDSERGFTQALRAQAHEAANRLHAVVSLIELGRAAEAVEFATAELELAQALTDQVVTAVGEPVLAALLLGKAAQAHEHGVELALTEGSAIEDGLLGPTLPPRDLVTVLGNLVDNAVDAAQGSPRARVAVTLTTEGDALLVRVADSGSGVAPAAADAVFERGWSTKSPGRGIGLALVRLTAARHGGSVALAQGPYGGAEFTVRLPLRSEAVPV; encoded by the coding sequence ATGCGCATACCCCGTCCCCGCAGCCTCGCGGGCCAGCTCTTCGCCATGCAGGTGGTGCTGGTCGCCGCGATCGTGGCGGGCTGCGCGCTGTACTCCTACGTCCAGGACCGGGCCCAGGCCGAGGAGACCGCCCGGCGCCAGACCACCGCGATCGCGACGGCCGTGGCCACCTCGCCGGCCGTCGTCGACGCGGTCCGCTCGCCCGACCCGACGGCGGTCCTCCAGCCGTACGCGGAGAGCCTGCGGCACACCTCGGGGGTGGACTTCGTGGTGGTCCTCGCGCCGGACGGGACCCGCTGGACGCATCCGGTGCCCGGCGAGATCGGCCGCCCGTACCTGGGCGACATCGCGCCCGCGCTGCGCGGCGAGACCTTCAGCGAGACGCACATGGGGGTGCTCGGCCCCTCCGTGCGGGTCGTCTCCCCGGTCCGCGACCACGGCCGGATCACCGCCCTGGTCAGCGCGGGCATCACCATCGACAGGATCAGCGAGCAGGTGCGCAGGCAGGTGGCGGCGCTGCTCCTGGTCGCCTCGGGGGTGCTGGCGTTCGGCGGCCTCGGCACGTACGTGATCAACGCACGGCTGCGGCGGCACACCCACGGGATGAACGCGGCCGAGCTGAGCCGGATGCACGACTACCACCAGGCGGCGCTGCACGCGGTGCGCGAAGGGCTGCTGATGCTGGACGGGCGGCGCAGGATCGCGCTGATCAACGACGGCGGCCGGGAGCTGCTGGGGCTCGGCGAGGACGCGGTGGGCCGCTCGGTGGCCGAGCTGGGGCTGCCCGCGCCGCTGGCGGGGGCGCTGCTGGCGAGCGAGCCCCGGGCGGACGAGCTGCACATGACGGCCGACCGGATCGTGGTGGTGAACACCCGGCCGGTCTCCAGCGGGGGCCGCCGGGGCACCGTGGTGACCCTGCGCGACCACACCGAACTCCAGGCGCTCTCGGGCGAGCTGGACTCCGAGCGGGGCTTCACCCAGGCGCTGCGGGCGCAGGCGCACGAGGCGGCGAACCGGCTGCACGCGGTGGTCTCGCTGATCGAGCTGGGCCGGGCGGCGGAGGCCGTCGAGTTCGCCACCGCCGAGCTGGAGCTCGCCCAGGCGCTGACCGACCAGGTGGTGACGGCGGTGGGCGAGCCGGTGCTGGCCGCGCTGCTGCTCGGCAAGGCCGCGCAGGCCCATGAGCACGGCGTGGAGCTGGCGCTGACCGAGGGCAGCGCCATCGAGGACGGGCTGCTCGGACCCACGCTGCCGCCCCGCGACCTGGTCACCGTGCTGGGCAATCTGGTGGACAACGCGGTGGACGCGGCCCAGGGCAGCCCGCGCGCCCGGGTCGCGGTCACCCTCACCACCGAGGGCGACGCGCTGCTGGTCCGGGTCGCGGACAGCGGCTCCGGCGTCGCCCCGGCCGCCGCCGACGCGGTCTTCGAGCGCGGCTGGTCCACCAAGAGCCCGGGGCGCGGCATCGGTCTCGCGCTGGTGCGGCTGACGGCGGCCCGGCACGGCGGCAGCGTGGCACTGGCCCAGGGGCCGTACGGGGGCGCCGAGTTCACCGTACGGCTGCCGCTGCGCAGTGAGGCCGTGCCGGTATGA
- a CDS encoding response regulator: MSDAASPIRVLVIEDDPVAADAHQLYVGRVPGFAVAGVAHSRAEALRLLDRVGIDLLLLDLYLPDGHGLQLVRSLRAAGHGADVIAVTSARDLTMVREGVSLGVVQYVLKPFTFATLRDRLVRYAEFRATAGEASGQEEVDRALSALRAPQPAALPKGLSAPTLQAVTRTLRASAAGVTATEAAEAVGISRITARRYLEHLVTTGRAGRTPQYGQIGRPELQYRWLDSRR, encoded by the coding sequence ATGAGCGACGCCGCCTCCCCCATCAGAGTGCTCGTGATCGAGGACGATCCGGTCGCCGCCGACGCGCACCAGCTGTACGTGGGCCGGGTGCCGGGCTTCGCGGTCGCCGGGGTCGCCCACTCGCGGGCCGAGGCGCTGCGCCTGCTGGACCGCGTCGGGATCGATCTGCTCCTGCTCGACCTGTACCTGCCGGACGGGCACGGCCTCCAGCTGGTGCGCTCGCTGCGGGCCGCCGGGCACGGCGCCGATGTGATCGCGGTGACCTCGGCGCGCGATCTGACGATGGTGCGCGAGGGCGTATCGCTGGGGGTGGTCCAGTACGTGCTGAAGCCGTTCACCTTCGCCACCCTGCGCGACCGGCTCGTACGGTACGCCGAGTTCCGCGCCACGGCCGGGGAGGCCAGCGGGCAGGAGGAGGTGGACCGGGCCCTGTCGGCCCTGCGCGCCCCGCAGCCCGCGGCCCTGCCGAAGGGGCTGAGCGCGCCCACGCTCCAGGCCGTCACCCGCACCCTGCGGGCCTCCGCGGCCGGGGTGACCGCGACCGAGGCGGCCGAGGCGGTCGGCATCTCGCGGATCACCGCCCGCCGCTATCTGGAGCACCTGGTGACCACGGGCCGGGCCGGGCGCACCCCGCAGTACGGGCAGATCGGCCGCCCGGAACTCCAGTACCGCTGGCTCGACTCCCGCCGCTGA
- a CDS encoding extracellular solute-binding protein — MRPTALAPLILATALTAGSLAACDSGSGGDRDTVKVAYNRSTDNKVRFKDDFLESVKRQFEQDHPGKKIKLVPIQAPDNDYATKAQQMMRSAKTAPDLVYEDTFRINSDIKAGYLSPLDDRLASWDSWSRFVPTAKAAARAEDGKTYGVPDGTDTRGLWFNKQILTRAGLPADWQPRNWADILTAARTIKAKVPGVIPLNVLTGKAVGEAAVMQGFEMLLYGTGENPLYDPAAKKWITGSQGFQDALAFVRTVYGEKLGPDVSDALDPNVNTRVATEWLPEGKLAIALDGSWLGQFWGPRGAKEWPQWPTALGRAAMPTQDSRAPGRVSLSGGWTWAIPRKAGNPELAWEFLKAMQTPANAVRWDVADAQIAVRDDVAKDPAYLKSMPGIDFFTGLVQYTHYRPALPVYPQVSSAIGEAMEAVTTGDSSPRQAARSYDEQLRTIAEGAVAAR; from the coding sequence GTGCGCCCCACCGCCCTTGCCCCGCTCATCCTCGCCACCGCGCTCACCGCCGGTTCGCTCGCCGCCTGCGACTCCGGATCCGGCGGCGACCGGGACACCGTCAAGGTCGCCTACAACCGCTCGACCGACAACAAGGTGCGCTTCAAGGACGACTTCCTGGAGTCGGTGAAGCGGCAGTTCGAGCAGGACCACCCCGGCAAGAAGATCAAGCTCGTGCCGATCCAGGCCCCGGACAACGACTACGCCACCAAGGCGCAGCAGATGATGCGCTCCGCGAAGACCGCGCCGGACCTGGTCTACGAGGACACCTTCCGCATCAACTCCGACATCAAGGCCGGGTACTTGAGCCCCCTCGACGACAGACTGGCCTCCTGGGACTCCTGGAGCCGCTTCGTCCCCACGGCGAAGGCCGCCGCCAGGGCCGAGGACGGCAAGACCTACGGCGTCCCGGACGGCACCGACACCCGGGGCCTGTGGTTCAACAAGCAGATCCTCACCAGGGCGGGCCTGCCCGCCGACTGGCAGCCGAGGAACTGGGCGGACATCCTGACCGCCGCCCGCACCATCAAGGCGAAGGTCCCCGGCGTCATCCCGCTCAACGTCCTGACCGGCAAGGCCGTCGGCGAGGCGGCGGTGATGCAGGGCTTCGAGATGCTGCTGTACGGCACCGGCGAGAACCCCCTCTACGACCCCGCCGCCAAGAAGTGGATCACCGGCTCCCAGGGCTTCCAGGACGCCCTCGCCTTCGTACGGACGGTGTACGGCGAGAAGCTCGGCCCGGACGTCTCGGACGCGCTCGACCCCAATGTGAACACCCGGGTCGCCACCGAGTGGCTGCCCGAGGGGAAGCTGGCGATCGCGCTGGACGGGTCGTGGCTCGGCCAGTTCTGGGGCCCCAGGGGCGCGAAGGAGTGGCCGCAGTGGCCCACCGCGCTCGGCCGGGCCGCGATGCCCACCCAGGACAGCCGCGCGCCCGGCCGGGTCTCCCTCTCCGGCGGCTGGACCTGGGCGATCCCCCGCAAGGCCGGGAACCCGGAGCTCGCCTGGGAGTTCCTGAAGGCGATGCAGACCCCGGCCAACGCCGTGCGGTGGGACGTGGCGGACGCGCAGATCGCGGTGCGCGACGACGTGGCGAAGGACCCGGCGTATCTGAAGTCCATGCCCGGCATCGACTTCTTCACCGGACTCGTCCAGTACACCCACTACCGCCCGGCCCTGCCGGTCTATCCGCAGGTCTCGTCCGCGATCGGGGAGGCGATGGAGGCGGTGACCACCGGGGACTCCTCGCCGCGGCAGGCCGCCCGGTCCTACGACGAGCAGCTGCGCACGATCGCCGAAGGGGCGGTGGCGGCCCGGTGA
- a CDS encoding carbohydrate ABC transporter permease: MRARPVRWLPLAPATLLLLLFLAGPIGYCVWISFTDMQLTGSSGTSFVGFANFRRAFADPGFRNAVWLTVVFTVLSSIVGQNTLGLALAALMRRASRPVRTLTGTLVIAAWVLPEIVAAFLLYAFFRREGTLNAILHWLHLPTQNWLFGLPVLAVSFANVWRGTAFSMLIYSAALAEIPQEITEAAEVDGASGPRRLWHITLPMIRRSIGTNLMLNTLQTLSVFGLIWAMTRGGPGRRSQTLPVFMYDQAFLKSLLGYGTAVALLLLLVGALFSVVYLRLMRVEV; this comes from the coding sequence GTGAGGGCCCGGCCGGTCCGCTGGCTGCCGCTGGCCCCCGCCACCCTGCTCCTGCTGCTCTTCCTCGCCGGACCCATCGGCTACTGCGTCTGGATCTCCTTCACCGACATGCAGCTCACCGGCTCGTCCGGCACCAGCTTCGTCGGGTTCGCCAACTTCCGGCGGGCCTTCGCCGACCCCGGCTTCCGCAACGCGGTCTGGCTGACGGTGGTCTTCACCGTGCTCTCCTCGATCGTCGGCCAGAACACCCTGGGCCTGGCGCTGGCCGCCCTGATGCGGCGCGCCTCGCGGCCGGTGCGCACCCTCACCGGCACGCTGGTGATCGCCGCCTGGGTGCTGCCGGAGATCGTCGCCGCGTTCCTGCTGTACGCCTTCTTCCGCCGCGAGGGCACCCTGAACGCGATCCTGCACTGGCTCCATCTGCCCACCCAGAACTGGCTGTTCGGGCTGCCGGTCCTGGCGGTCTCGTTCGCCAACGTGTGGCGCGGCACCGCGTTCTCGATGCTGATCTACTCGGCCGCGCTCGCCGAGATCCCCCAGGAGATCACCGAGGCCGCCGAGGTGGACGGCGCCAGCGGGCCGCGCCGCCTCTGGCACATCACGCTGCCGATGATCCGCCGCTCCATCGGCACCAATCTGATGCTCAACACCCTGCAGACGCTCTCGGTGTTCGGGCTGATCTGGGCGATGACCCGGGGCGGCCCCGGGCGGCGCAGCCAGACGCTCCCGGTGTTCATGTACGACCAGGCGTTCCTGAAGAGCCTGCTCGGCTACGGCACGGCGGTCGCCCTGCTGCTGCTCCTGGTGGGCGCGCTGTTCTCGGTGGTCTACCTGCGGCTGATGCGGGTGGAGGTGTGA
- a CDS encoding carbohydrate ABC transporter permease translates to MSAPRRGPRRRTRERLAADAALTALAAAFALPLVWLLLSSLDPDADLRVRVPSSPTLDNFSAVWTDEITFTPMLNSLVLCGGATALTVVCAVLAAYPLSRYRSRLTRPYLLTVLFTTCLPITAVMVPVYGLFVRVDLIDTVYGTALFLATSQLPFAIWLMKNFMDGVPRILEEAAWVDGASMPQTLWRVVLPLMGPGVTVVTIYTFIMLWGNFFVPFMLLLSPDKLPASVSIFTFFGNYGSVVYGQLAAFSILYSTPVLLLYVLIAKRLGGGFALGGAVKG, encoded by the coding sequence GTGAGCGCGCCGCGCCGGGGGCCGCGCCGCCGCACCCGGGAGCGCCTGGCCGCCGACGCCGCGCTGACGGCGCTGGCCGCCGCCTTCGCGCTGCCGCTGGTGTGGCTGCTGCTCTCCTCCCTCGACCCGGACGCCGATCTGCGGGTCAGGGTCCCCAGCTCGCCGACCCTGGACAACTTCTCGGCGGTGTGGACGGACGAGATCACCTTCACGCCGATGCTCAACAGCCTCGTCCTGTGCGGCGGGGCGACCGCGCTGACCGTGGTGTGCGCGGTGCTCGCCGCGTACCCGCTCTCGCGCTACCGCTCGCGCCTGACCCGCCCGTACCTGCTGACGGTCCTGTTCACCACCTGTCTGCCGATCACGGCCGTGATGGTGCCGGTGTACGGGCTGTTCGTCCGGGTCGACCTGATCGACACCGTCTACGGCACGGCGCTCTTCCTCGCCACCTCGCAACTGCCGTTCGCGATCTGGCTGATGAAGAACTTCATGGACGGGGTGCCCCGGATCCTGGAGGAGGCGGCGTGGGTGGACGGCGCGTCGATGCCGCAGACGCTGTGGCGGGTGGTGCTGCCGCTGATGGGGCCGGGCGTGACGGTGGTGACGATCTACACCTTCATCATGCTGTGGGGGAACTTCTTCGTCCCCTTCATGCTGCTGCTCTCCCCCGACAAACTGCCCGCCTCGGTCTCGATCTTCACCTTCTTCGGCAACTACGGCTCGGTGGTCTACGGCCAGCTGGCCGCGTTCTCCATCCTGTACTCGACCCCGGTGCTGCTCCTCTACGTACTGATCGCGAAACGGCTCGGCGGAGGTTTCGCGCTGGGCGGCGCGGTGAAGGGATGA